A stretch of the Phaeodactylum tricornutum CCAP 1055/1 chromosome 15, whole genome shotgun sequence genome encodes the following:
- the DRR3 gene encoding diatom response regulator 3 (Two-component response regulator), translating to MFSCSYDHMMSEDSVPNIEDDNVWKSLKTSLTSFLRGTTLGWQAAARQLRAEGGDIGVTDSRGDGSIIDSSACHKRKIWFRLPLLILEAELWDRKKSVCEISNTNETDDEYESTPLKRALVIDDSKVVRKILANALSRLGFETMLAVNGLEGLRALQESTYDLVLCDLLMPVMDGLDCVRSYRHWESNNRSTQQHIVAMSAHASEVDIERCLKLGMDCYYSKPITMETLKILAHDIEEYSNCTPLKTTRAELATTSSPTSTFAVKRRRTYSDAADRKSCLVACCNEIDASTVCHVLQEHDWTIKIAKHSKVVLELLKERNWGLVFVDSDRIGHDNISCMHEFRVWEKHHRVRRQRNIYLLMVDLPQPRTSSLLQLPAGVDGAVHKPARPDDIGRVLQTVVKASGFDARDIIVST from the coding sequence ATGTTTTCTTGCTCATATGATCATATGATGAGTGAAGATTCCGTACCCAACATAGAGGACGACAATGTCTGGAAGAGTTTGAAAACGAGCCTGACAAGTTTTCTCAGAGGAACAACATTAGGGTGGCAAGCGGCCGCCCGGCAGCTCCGCGCCGAAGGAGGCGACATTGGAGTAACGGACTCTCGAGGGGACGGCTCCATCATTGACTCCTCTGCTTGTCACAAACGGAAAATCTGGTTTCGATTGCCATTGCTCATTCTGGAAGCAGAATTGTGGGATCGCAAGAAGTCGGTGTGTGAAATTTCAAATACAAATGAAACTGACGATGAATATGAATCAACGCCACTTAAGCGTGCGCTGGTGATTGACGATTCGAAGGTGGTCCGTAAGATTTTGGCAAATGCCTTATCTCGACTTGGCTTTGAGACAATGTTGGCTGTAAACGGTTTGGAGGGCCTGCGAGCGTTGCAGGAGTCTACGTACGATCTTGTCTTATGTGATCTACTGATGCCGGTCATGGACGGCCTGGACTGTGTTCGATCATATCGTCATTGGGAATCCAACAACAGATCCACACAACAGCACATAGTCGCAATGTCGGCGCACGCAAGTGAAGTCGATATCGAACGATGTTTAAAGTTGGGCATGGACTGCTATTATTCCAAGCCTATTACCATGGAAACACTCAAAATTCTTGCGCATGATATAGAGGAGTATTCGAATTGCACACCTTTAAAAACGACTAGGGCGGAATTGGCAACAACCAGCTCACCGACATCGACCTTTGCTGTCAAACGTCGACGAACGTATTCGGACGCTGCGGATCGAAAAAGCTGTCTCGTTGCCTGCTGCAACGAAATCGATGCTTCAACTGTTTGTCATGTACTGCAAGAACACGACTGGACAATCAAGATAGCGAAACACAGCAAAGTAGTTCTCGAGTTGCTGAAGGAAAGAAACTGGGGCTTGGTGTTTGTAGACAGCGATAGAATTGGGCACGACAACATTAGTTGTATGCACGAGTTTCGAGTTTGGGAAAAGCATCATCGTGTACGCCGCCAACGTAATATTTACCTCCTCATGGTTGATTTGCCACAGCCTAGGACGTCATCGTTGTTGCAGCTCCCTGCTGGAGTGGACGGAGCTGTTCACAAACCAGCACGACCTGATGATATTGGACGCGTACTTCAAACAGTCGTCAAAGCGTCTGGATTCGATGCACGAGATATTATTGTGAGCACTTAA